A region from the Nonlabens sp. YIK11 genome encodes:
- a CDS encoding head GIN domain-containing protein — MKNILAILALTISFAVNAQGEREINIDNFHTIKAFDLINVQLIKSDVNKLEIKGKDSENVTYVFKDGLLKLRMDTDKIFDGNNTYVTVYYTNIKTIDANEGAEIYAKDISGQDAVEIRTQEGARVVAGIDLNKVDVRAVTGGIVELSGKVIKQNVVVNTGGIVENRDLKSETTDVKVQAGGEVEVYASASIDAVVRAGGDIIVYGNPTNVNKKTTFGGDIVIK, encoded by the coding sequence ATGAAAAACATACTTGCCATACTAGCATTAACCATCTCATTTGCGGTTAACGCTCAAGGCGAAAGAGAAATCAACATCGACAACTTTCACACAATTAAAGCCTTTGATCTTATCAATGTTCAATTGATAAAATCTGATGTCAATAAGTTGGAAATAAAAGGAAAGGATTCAGAGAATGTGACCTATGTTTTTAAGGATGGATTGCTCAAACTACGCATGGATACAGACAAGATATTTGATGGTAACAATACCTACGTGACGGTTTATTACACTAACATCAAAACCATTGATGCTAATGAAGGTGCAGAGATCTATGCTAAAGATATTTCTGGACAGGACGCAGTAGAAATCAGAACTCAAGAAGGCGCACGAGTAGTGGCAGGTATCGATCTCAATAAGGTAGATGTACGTGCGGTAACTGGTGGTATTGTCGAGCTTTCAGGAAAAGTCATCAAGCAAAATGTAGTCGTCAATACTGGTGGTATTGTAGAGAATAGAGATCTCAAATCAGAAACTACAGATGTTAAGGTACAAGCTGGTGGTGAGGTTGAAGTTTATGCCAGTGCATCCATAGATGCTGTGGTTCGTGCTGGTGGTGATATTATTGTGTATGGCAATCCTACAAACGTCAACAAGAAGACCACATTTGGTGGTGATATCGTTATCAAATAG